The Amblyomma americanum isolate KBUSLIRL-KWMA chromosome 5, ASM5285725v1, whole genome shotgun sequence genome window below encodes:
- the LOC144134456 gene encoding sulfotransferase ssu-1-like, producing MDANHSIEGFRMISNCCGDNFHSAVNYEPREDDVIIVGYPKCGTTWTQYIVSSIFTSGNPANTTLDFMLSSPTIELMGAEAVRKMPRPGAFKTHLPLHKINYSPRAKYIYVVRNPYDCCVSFYHFSKYFTPKQRKEVSFDSFLGMFLSGKLVYMDYMDHLLSWYQHRNDPNVLFITYERLKKDTSYWVLRIADFLGEEYGSALRGSEDLLKKVLDSCSTQNMKAVLTDSTIQWIQKALDLPLEQRISSLEVYRLNLTCKKEMHPGEGFVRKASVGDWRSYFTPEQVERMKARIAEKTAGMPEVFSVWEDLHIPL from the coding sequence ATGGATGCGAACCACTCTATCGAAGGTTTCCGCATGATCAGTAATTGTTGCGGCGACAACTTCCATTCTGCTGTCAACTACGAACCCCGAGaagatgacgtcatcattgtAGGCTATCCCAAGTGTGGAACGACGTGGACGCAGTACATTGTCTCCAGCATATTCACCAGCGGGAATCCAGCTAATACAACGCTCGACTTCATGTTGTCCTCGCCCACCATAGAGCTCATGGGTGCCGAAGCCGTTCGAAAGATGCCTCGGCCTGGGGCCTTCAAGACTCATCTTCCTCTCCATAAGATTAATTACTCCCCTCGGGCGAAGTACATCTACGTCGTAAGGAACCCTTACGACTGCTGCGTGTCTTTCTACCACTTCAGCAAATACTTCACTCCTAAGCAACGCAAAGAGGTCTCGTTCGACAGCTTCTTGGGTATGTTCTTGTCTGGCAAATTGGTGTACATGGATTACATGGATCACCTCCTCTCCTGGTACCAGCATCGCAATGACCCCAACGTGCTGTTTATCACCTACGAGCGCCTGAAGAAGGACACGTCCTACTGGGTGTTACGGATAGCTGATTTCCTAGGGGAAGAGTATGGAAGCGCTCTGAGGGGAAGCGAAGATCTCCTAAAGAAGGTCTTGGACTCGTGTAGCACACAGAACATGAAGGCCGTTCTAACTGACTCGACAATTCAGTGGATCCAGAAGGCGTTAGATTTGCCACTAGAGCAACGTATCTCTTCTCTGGAGGTTTACAGGCTTAACCTGACCTGCAAGAAGGAAATGCACCCAGGAGAGGGCTTTGTCCGAAAAGCATCTGTGGGAGACTGGAGGAGTTATTTTACTCCTGAGCAAGTGGAGCGCATGAAAGCGAGAATCGCGGAGAAGACTGCGGGAATGCCGGAAGTCTTCAGTGTCTGGGAAGACTTGCATATTCCCTTATGA
- the LOC144135427 gene encoding sulfotransferase 2A1-like: MDPKAYLRIEGLPFLKFFDEGVVRSAMNYEPQDDDVIISSYPKSGTSWTQFIVASIFTSGNPAKTTLDFKLSSPFIELMGVDAVLQMPRPGALTSHLPFDKRKHSTRAKYIYIARNPYDCCVSFYHFIKHFTPKDWQDVSFDSFLNLFLSGNLPFGDYFDHLLSWYPHRNDPNVLFLTYENLKEDTPYWVLRIADFLGEKYGSALRKNEALLNKVLDSCSPQNMKAVLTDPTRVWVRKALDLPRERRIASMEVHRHNPAYKMEMHSGGSFVRKGIVGDWKSHFSGEQVERMKAKIAEKTARNPEVMDVWKSLGFPM, from the coding sequence ATGGATCCAAAAGCTTACTTGAGAATCGAAGGCCTTCCGTTCCTCAAGTTTTTTGATGAAGGCGTTGTGCGCTCTGCTATGAACTACGAGCCACAAGATGATGACGTCATCATCTCCAGCTATCCGAAGTCTGGTACATCTTGGACGCAGTTTATTGTCGCCAGCATCTTCACCAGCGGTAATCCGGCCAAGACAACGCTAGACTTTAAGTTGTCCTCGCCCTTCATAGAGCTTATGGGAGTCGACGCCGTTCTACAGATGCCGAGACCAGGAGCCTTGACATCCCATCTTCCCTTCGACAAACGTAAGCACTCTACACGGGCCAAGTACATCTACATCGCCAGGAACCCTTATGACTGCTGCGTGTCCTTTTATCATTTTATCAAACACTTCACCCCTAAAGACTGGCAGGACGTGTCCTTTGACAGCTTTCTGAACCTCTTTTTGTCTGGCAACCTGCCATTCGGGGATTACTTCGATCATCTTCTCTCCTGGTACCCACATCGCAATGACCCTAACGTGCTATTTTTAACCTACGAGAACCTGAAGGAAGACACGCCGTACTGGGTGTTACGGATAGCTGATTTCCTGGGAGAAAAGTATGGAAGTGCTCTGAGGAAAAACGAGGCTCTTCTGAACAAAGTTCTGGACTCATGTTCCCCGCAAAACATGAAGGCTGTCCTCACGGATCCGACACGTGTATGGGTCAGAAAAGCGCTAGATTTGCCCCGAGAGCGGCGAATCGCTTCCATGGAGGTTCACCGGCATAACCCGGCTTACAAGATGGAAATGCACAGCGGAGGCAGTTTTGTCCGTAAAGGTATTGTCGGGGATTGGAAGAGCCATTTTTCTGGGGAGCAAGTGGAACGCATGAAAGCTAAAATAGCGGAGAAGACAGCGAGGAATCCGGAAGTCATGGACGTCTGGAAAAGCCTGGGTTTTCCGATGTAA